From a region of the Solanum stenotomum isolate F172 chromosome 2, ASM1918654v1, whole genome shotgun sequence genome:
- the LOC125854676 gene encoding uncharacterized protein LOC125854676 — MKSKIRVLFESFISCGKPSKGNDKDQEPVPLDESTIDEQGQRQELEQEHQDKPKDYAQRQGLLVKDEQKNAQLGQMVENAKVEQVERVFVMESRVKITTYRNIGTTSQQAKRSRQRPPPGFKTGSRDLM; from the exons ATGAAGAGTAAGATTAGAGTTTTATTTGAATCATTTATATCATGTGGAAAACCTTCTAAAG GAAATGACAAAGACCAAGAACCAGTTCCTCTAGATGAATCCACAATAGATGAACAAGGACAAAGACAAGAACTAGAACAAGAACATCAAGATAAACCAAAAGATTATGCACAAAGACAAGGATTACTAGTGAAAGATGAACAAAAAAATGCACAATTAGGGCAAATGGTGGAAAATGCAAAAGTAGAACAAGTAGAAAGGGTGTTTGTAATGGAATCTAGagtaaaaataacaacatataGAAACATTGGAACAACTTCACAACAAGCAAAACGTTCACGCCAACGACCACCTCCTGGTTTTAAGACCGGCAGCAGGGATCTTATGTGA